From Orcinus orca chromosome 3, mOrcOrc1.1, whole genome shotgun sequence, a single genomic window includes:
- the LOC101279858 gene encoding DNA helicase MCM9-like yields MNSDQVTLVGQVFESYVSEYHKNDILLILKERDEDAHYPVVVNAMTLFETNMEIGEYFNVFPNEVLTIFDSALQRSALTILQSLSQLEGVSMKQNLHARISGLPVCPELVREHIPRTKDVGHFLSVTGTVIRTSLVKILEFERDYMCNKCKHVFVVRADFEQYYTFCRPSSCPSLESCDSAKFTCLSDLSSSPTRCRDYQEIKIQEQVQRLSVGSIPRTMKVILEDDLVDSCKSGENVSLYSRS; encoded by the coding sequence ATGAATAGCGATCAAGTTACACTGGTTGGTCAAGTGTTTGAGTCATATGTTTCGGAATACCATAAGAACGATATTCTTCTCATCTTGAAGGAAAGAGATGAAGATGCTCATTACCCAGTTGTGGTTAATGCCATGACCCTTTTTGAGACCAACATGGAAATCGGGGAATATTTCAACGTGTTCCCTAATGAAGTGCTAACTATTTTTGATAGTGCACTTCAAAGATCAGCCTTGACAATTCTCCAGTCCCTTTCTCAGCTTGAAGGTGTCTCCATGAAGCAGAATCTTCACGCCAGGATATCAGGATTGCCTGTTTGTCCTGAGCTGGTGAGGGAGCACATCCCTAGAACCAAGGATGTGGGACACTTTTTATCTGTCACTGGGACAGTGATTCGAACGAGTCTGGTGAAGATCCTGGAGTTTGAGCGGGATTACATGTGCAACAAATGCAAGCATGTATTTGTGGTCAGGGCCGACTTTGAGCAGTATTATACCTTCTGTCGGCCATCCTCATGTCCCAGCTTGGAGAGCTGTGATTCTGCAAAATTCACTTGCCTCTCAGACTTGTCTTCATCTCCAACTAGGTGTAGAGATTATCAGGAAATCAAAATTCAGGAACAGGTTCAAAGGCTATCTGTTGGAAGTATCCCACGAACAATGAAGGTTATCCTGGAAGATGACTTAGTAGACAGTTGCAAATCTGGTGAGAATGTTAGCTTATATAGTAGGTCCTAA